The stretch of DNA gggtttgttgagatctttcatttgatcccgggttgatcaaaatcggtcaagccgttttcgagttatggtcgattttcgatgaaaaattgtggcggccatattgactaaacgacttgaccgattttcgaaaatgaggtatcgttggaaagctcttgatggcccctacaccatataaaaatttcagatttttagctattacaggggctgagatatagcgaaaacaaaattttgaggttattcaaaatggcggacgggggtaaaatttgacgttataatcggacgtcttccagtcgacttttaaactttgccgtttaccgcaagtctctatctatcaccgttcacTCGCAATTAGGCGAtaggttccggacggccggccggacggaaaaaaattttttggcgcatacgttttttggaatgtggggaccctaattcgtgctcatcccaagtttgagcccgatctgacgactttcgattttgctcggtacacaaaagctgtgtctgaaagaaacacagctaaaatattttctagaaTCAACCACtgtgtttttaaaaatatttttttgcataaaatcccatgaaaatgatattttttaattaaatttttagaaattatgactttttaacttttatttatttaattttttgttctttaaaaaaatgcagcaacagaaatttctcaaaagacCATCAGACGACGTTGAAGCTGGTCCGGATAATTTTGAACCACCGGTTAAGCTTCAGCATAACGGCTCAGAGAATCTCACAAAGTTCTCGGTGGAGATTGTCCAACAACTAGAATTCACCACGTCCGCGGCAAATTCGCAGCCACAGCAGATCAGCACGAACGTGACAGTCAAGGCGCTGACGAATACATCCGTCAAGAGCGATGGTGGTCTGTCGACGGGTGGAAGTGCCGGTGGTGGGTCTGCCAATGGTACGGCACAGCAGCCACAGCAGGCGGCACAGACAAATGGCTCCACAAATGGTGGGACGGCACAGAAGAGCCCCGCGGCGCCCCAAATGCACGATCTTGGCAATCTCGTTGAGTGCAAACAGGAGCCAGATCATGACTTTGCCGATTTGGAACAGTGCGCGGCTGCCCTGGAGAAGGATGCAGCTGCAAATGGGCACTTCCCGGGTTTGTCGGATCTCATTGGGGATGACACAAATGACGAAAGTGACACATTCAAGGAGCTCATCTCGGATCTGTCGGACTTCCATTCGGAGTTGTTGGATTTCGAGGAGAAGCCCCACGTAGAGATAAAGACGGAAGAGGGTGCAATTAAGAGTGAGGCACTCCAGCACAGCCTCATGGATGGTGGTATGATGAAGGGGAATGGTGCTGGGAGTCCAATGTCACAATTCCCCGGGGCTGCGTTCAGTGATAACCAAAGTATGGGCAAGAGGTCATTCGGTGGTGGTGCCGGTGGCAATGGGGGCGCCATGTCGGAGCTGAGTCCTGCGGCGCAAACGCTAAAGCATATGGCGGAACAGCATCAGCACAAGAATGCCATGGGTATGGGCTTTCCACGACCCGGGCAGGGCCAAGGGGCAcaaggtggtggtggtgggggTGGCGTTGGTGCCAATGGGGGTCAACCGAGGCCAAACTACACCGATGCCTTTGGGCCATTTGGTGCGGGTGATTTCATCGGTGGGCCCCAGGGGAATTTCCATAAGAATGGGCCACCGGGAACCACACCGGGCACCTACCCGAGTCCCGATATGGTGAAGCAGGAGATGATGTATGCCCAGAATGAGTTTGATCTCAAACGAATGGCCCAGATGCCACAACAACCGGGGAAGATGGGTTCTGGGGGACCTGGGGGTGGGTACAAGCAACCTGGGCAGCAACAGCAGTACTCCCCCTATGGATCACCCGGAAGTATATCCAATCACGGAAGTCCCGGTCCGGGATTCATGGGTGGACCACGCGGGGGCCCAAATCAGGGTCCACAGAACACAGGTCCACCGAGGCCACCGTCTGGACCTGGTGGAGCTGGCCCACAGGGACCTCAGGGTACGCTGCAAATGAAGCAGACACAGCAGTTGCACATCAGTCAGCAAGGACCAGGTGGTCATGGTATTCAGGTGAGttattctagaatttttttcattattaaattttctgaaaaaaaaaaacattttaaaaatatttttaaaaatgatccTCTTCCAActtgattgatttaaaaataaaaataaaaaaaatatataaattgaaaaatcatagaaaaaattgaaatataaaaaaaaaagaattgaaggaCTTCAAACGAtaggcattttttttaaaaatattaactagGTTATGTAGAAACACTTTAGTacatttttgctcttttgcGCCATTTTggttatatttttaaaaaaaatttcttgtatttattattaatttaactcATCTATCGTATTCATacttttttcctcaaatattCGGCTCCCTTACAACCCCTTCATCAGgctttgtgaaaattgtttccaaaatcaatttctatgTCTTCcttcttattctttattttattttatttaatcacttTGTTATATTGCAATGGAGACAAAgctttcttaattaattcaatttagcgatggaaatgtatttatttccAAAACATCGCTGGATGGATTAAATTGTCAttcttttttagctgtgtttctttcagacacagcttttgtgtaccgagcaaaatcgaaagtcgtcagatcgggctcaaacttgggatgagcacgaattagggtccccacattccaaaaaacgtatgcgccaaaaaaaattttttccggccggccgtccgtccggccgtccggaacataacgctaaattgtgagagaacggtaatagatagagacttgcggtaaacggcaaagtttaaatatcgactggaagacatccgattatgatgtcaaattttaccccccacccccgcgtccgccattttggataacctcaaaattttgttttcgctatatctcagcccctgtaataggtaaaaatctgaaatttttatatgttgtaggggacatcaagagctttccaacgatacctcattttcgaaaatcggtcaagccgtttagtcaatatggccgccacaatttttcatcgaaaatcgaccataactcgaaaacggcttgaccgattttgatcaacccggggtcaaatgaaagatctcaacaaaccctacaactctctagattatccgaagtttcaaaagtgaccgctagggggccaaaaatcgaaaacaaaattttcgattagttttcgatgaatatctcgaaaacggcgacataaatttttttcattttttgatatgttatagctgacttcaagacctttcaaacaaaaaaaaatttatgaaaatctatggatccgttctcgagatatggccttccaaacatttcttagggtatgacttttcaacttttcccgactttgcgcgtatttaaattaattcgcgttctagtttgctctcacaaaattggtacactgaaagaaacacagctcccgtaagcttggtcagcttaccagtacatttttccctttttggaCTTCTTTTCCGCGGACATTTAATCGATATTTTCTCCATAAATCCACGTTTTTTACATCATTAGGTAGCGATATTAATTGTGAATAGACGATAGAGTCGTTGATACTCATAAATATTCCGCAATATTCGATTTATTcgcaaatattccgaatattttgataaagagaataaaaattttaaacagaaaacaaACTTTTGATCATCAATATTCATTAtatatttgataaatattcagattatttaatcattattttcggaatatttgataattttcagCTCTCTTGAAATATTCGTTTGAAAGAACGTAAAAAAATTCGACAGATAATGCCCCTTTGCTTCTAAATCTTATCCAAcaatttaagacattttttctcCCGTCTATCTCATGTCCCGGAAATACATCTTAGAAGGGATGCAGAGATATTCTATCCTAATGCACCTAATGCACTTTATAATGTTTCCTGGAAAGGTGTTATTTGCGGGAAAGAAGCTTGATTGTAAATTCATTTCCTTGCAATTTCCCCATAAATTCTCGTTGCATTGACATTCCATATAATCCCATATCGAGggatttttatggaaaataaaaatgtatataaaagcctcaaaatggaaaagctaaaaaggaaaaatgtaaCAGGTTTTCATCCTTTTTCCACGCGCACACATACTCAGAAGCTTTTGCTCTAATTTAATGTACAAGAGCTGTTGGTCTCTTCGCAATTTATTGGATTAATCGAAATTTGTGCGATAGAGAGTGGCGTGGAGAAGGCAAAGCATTAATCGCGAGAATGATTCCCATTGCtacaattttcatgttttattcTTGGATTCGTGtgaggacttttttttcggggggcgCAATCTCTGAAATTGCGCCAAAGTGCTAAAATTTGCgttgctatatatgtaggtacctatatgtatatatgcttAATATATGTAGTATAATGTTTGCCTGATAAAATGCTGATTAATTGATGGAAGAGCAAATGAACGTGCAAGAGAGTGAGAAGAAGTGGGATAGAATgaggaaagaataaatttgatGCGAATTTCGTGTCTGGGGAGAATAAAAGTGGGGCAGAAGGGGGTGTTGTGTTGGGTGAAATTTGTGTCATTTctagggtttttttttctcctctttttttctatccTTTTTAATTACCTTCTCTTCTCGTAACTATAAATGTAGGTATTCCTCTagatatcaatttatttatgctaAATTGCTCAAGAGAGGGAGGTTTATTGTGCTTTTCAGAGGCATTTTTAGCACGACGACGACATAGTttggataaattgaaaaaaaaagaagaaggaaaaaacgAAACGAAATATTGATGATTGCAAGGTGGGGTTCATATTCACTTCTCTCTTGTTCCACCAATGCCGCCGAAAATGTTATGACACACACCAAAACTCTGGGAGAATAATATGAAAAGCTCATGGTGGAATGTTACCTTGGtgttgtattactttttttttccagtgCTTAGAGTTGTTGATCTTTTTACGTGGTCACACTCTCCCTTTACTCTTAATTAATCCACCTCAAAAGTATAGATAACTCTTGCGCTATTTTCCATCCAACATACTATTTATGCATAGCATAGACACCGCATAAtctatctaaaaaaattttatcaatgacaatgagtttttttttgttcttaactTTTTGGTATTATTTCTCTGTCCTTTACTTCCTTGTTATTGTTCTAGAAGCACCACCAAAAATTTCATGCTTCAATACTTTGAATGATGGGGCAAAAatatgaggaaaatatttatgttttgtATTATGTTTTCAATGagatatttgaatattttgaagggGCAAGAATGTggagaaaaatccaaaaaataacgaatattttgaaatatttaaagataTTCCATTTAAGGGATAGTCAGTGAATTTTGGGAAGTTGAGTGATTTAAAAAGCGATGTTGAAAATTAGTTTAGTTTAAAATGTTGTAGTGAAGTTATCTTAGATTGAGATTCGTATGAAATATGACTAAGTTCATGATAGAGAAGCAGTCGGCCATATTTGAAGAATAGTCGCGTTGAAAAGATGTAACCGAAAATACCCTTGTGTGAAAAAGTAATATTGAGAAGGAATTAACAGATAAAACTGAGTTGTAAGTATAAGAATTAGTAGAGAAAATAGTAGAATATCAGGTGGATAATTAGGTTTCTTGTTCTACAGGAGAATACAAGGGGAAATTGATGATCAAAGGTAGTCGGTGGACTCAAAGAAGAAAGGAAGAATTCAAAGTTAGAAAAATGGATGATATTTCGTAagaatgggaaaatatttagttttattttacagGATAGAAGAGTCAGTGATTAAAAGAAGAGGCTCGATTAAGGAGGGATTAAGTTATATCTCATGTAAGTTTTAGCTAAAATTAGGAAGAACTAGAAGTAAATGTATGTTTTATTGCAGACCAAAATCATACGCCAAACCGACTGCCTCAcgctttaatttattgaataaattcttgtttGAATCGCAAACAAGcgattattgaaaaaatatgccTAAATTTTGATTAGAATTTAGTCATTATATGTTTTGTCCTCAAaggaattatttgaatattttgatcaCCCCTTATTTGGTGAATATTCCACATGATGGaagtatgtaggtatttaacgactttaaaataaatattaggtattgtcaattttattccccttctttgtcttcctTTTCACTAAAACTATTTTGTTTAATCTTAATTGTCAAAAAGGGGCCTgaagatgataaaaaatatatcgaaACGTCGCCAATAAAGCATAATGATCTTGACTTGTTCTTTCCCATTGCGATCTGATCCTTCcgcacaaaaaataaatattcggaatatttattgatttttggtTAGCTATATATTAGCCAAATTTTAACCTCTTGCTTAATATACTCACtggaagaaattcttaaaatgtgTTTTTCCTCGTCTTCTCCTCTATGACCTATAACTTCCATTTAGCTATGATTACTTCCATTGAAATCCAGATCATTGAGAAGatctgaaggaaaaaaaaaggaaaaatttaattcgggaagtaaaattgaggaaaaatctttttttttcacttaagcTTACAAAcgtttcttcattttctgagaaatacattgaaattcatcaaaacgATCTTCGCGGATACATTCAATGTGGTATTTCACATTTAGACCAGAGTCGAGATCTTTTGCCATAAAAGTCGTCTAAATATCCAAGACACattgtgctataaaattaaactataaaaaagaaatcgcGGCAACAGGTATACTGAAGAAGTTGTCACGTTGAGATCTTCTCATGAACTGAAGACAGGTATTTTTTTACTCGTTCaaacaatgtttttttaatataatactTCGTCTTATCTTGCGGTTTGTGTGTTATAGAACATTTTTGAATGATAAAATGTTCGTTATTTactattgaatttgaattatgTATCTTACATTCTCAGAAAACGAGAGTTGTATTATTAACACAAAACGTGTAGCTATCTATGcttaaaataatctaaataagtcaggtattggttagcATCACCCACTCGGGCGTACGGCTTATGCTCATTTTcttaatgggtgagaagagtaGATTATACATGTCATCTTGATAATTGTTGTGGAGTTTCGTAATATTAAAATTGGCAATGTTTACACCTAACGTAAAATGGATAAATCCTCGCATACCAGACTTTACATACGCAGCTTTTTATCTAGGTGACTTTACCAGTCACACGGATTTATGAGAATATGAGCAATGCAATGATAATGGGGATTCTTCTTTTAGGTAAATGGAATACGAAAATCTCGTGTTGCCCCACTGTGTCAATGACCGAGGTACatatgctatatacatacatatatgctatatatgtatctaAAACATTACTAGTCGACAATGCTACTAGGGCTAGTTGTAAAGTGCtgaaagattttcccaaatgGCCAGCACAGACCAGTGTTGGATGTTCTGAATGCTAAACGTTTGGTCCAAACATCGAAAGCGCGTGTCCAAAAGTATAAAAAGGGCTGAggttctaaaagaattttcaggtGTGCTCTGGAAAACAATTTCACATAGTCttaggattttttaattttattttttaaggaatttcctaagttttctaaattgaaagtCAAAATATCACaagttttcttatgaaaaactctaattttttttaatgtttgattaaacttaaattttcattaattttcttaaaagaaacttgaaattcctcaaatcagacaaaaaaatgtataatatttcaaagatcaaatatttcaaatcctttaaaataataaggaaactcaagaaatcttaagactgCCTCACTAGTAATTTCTAGGATCCCAGAGACTTCTAATTTACCGAATTAACTACATATATACTACccccaggaaaaaaaaaaaagaggaaagctgataaattaaaaaatagtcCCTGCTGCTAAAGAGTCAAGAgctcattttattcattaaataaattgcgaAAAGTGTGTTAATGGCACAACAACTTTTACTCAAAACGAAGACTCATAAATTTACAATATGGTGCGGAAATATTGGGAAATTCAACGAAGGGTTCCTTCTTTGCCAAATCTTCATAGAGCACTGAAAAGTCCTCAACAAATCCGGCCTTTGCTGCTGTATTCTGAGATGCAATCCCCGTAAACACGGTTCCAGTTAGTTTAATACCCAAAGCCTTTCCCAGAGGTACCCTAGCTTTGAGAATTTCCGTTGAGATTCCCAAACCGCGATACTTTGGCACAACTAAAAGTCCCATGGCGTGGAGGAATTTATCCACACCGTAGCGATTATATGGATCAGCTTTGGCTTTCATAAAGTCCAGAGCTTTCATGACTGCttgaatttttggaatttgaATCTCCATTCCATTCTCTTTGACATCTTTCTCCAAAATTTCCAGAATATTTAATCCACAAATTTCATTGGAGTTTTCCTTGAAGCAAACCACGGAgattttttgcttcaaaacTCCACACCAAACTGATGCATCACTTCTTCCCATTAAATCCGGATCATTGATAATATCTAAAGGAAATCAaaagacaatttaaaaaaaaaatagtccttTGAAATACATAGAAAAGGGATTTTAACAAACTCAAACTTCTGCACATAGTTTCATCCCGGCGAAAAATAGTTGACATCAAATAAAGCACTTCGTCAAAACGATCTTCGGGAAGATCCTGAACACGATACTTAACAATTTTTCCCGTATCAGGATCTTTAGCTTTAAAGGTCAACCAAACTTGGGGGAAAGCAACATTTTCTGGTCTCGTCCAAGtcatatttaataataaaaaaaattgaaactgaGAATACGAACAGTCTGAGAATCTATCTCGAACTGAAGAGCTAAACGTtgtaatgttcttttttttttaatttaaatattataatgacatgaattttaaaatacgTACCTATGTCGTAAAATATCACAGCTATTGTACTTAAAAATTGttccgaagaaaaaaatgcttgctaatgtaaaaaaaaattaaaaatggaaTGCAAtcgtttaatatttattttttttttacaaattaatatatCTCTAATCAGTTTCTCTcgagattttgataaataactTTTCGTATTTCTAAACAgatcattattaaaaaaaaaaagaatcgcgattatcaaaaactaaaaaggttttatatttatttcttctcaacACCTTCCTGTACGTACAATCCATACATTCTCAGAGTATTGCCTTGTGAGATAAGATTCAACTCAATCATAACGCATTCAGTTATGACTATAagagttataagagttggtgtctgACAACGtgaagaagtttatttttgcattgtaATTTGATTCAACCATCTTCGAATTtatagaataataataatttcataataaaattacaagGTTCAACACAGTGAAGAAGTTgagttttttgtttttatttttataccaACATCCGAGATTCTAAAGACAATCTCGAATTTCATGAAAGAGGGAAAGAGGAGCTCCTTGGGAATATTCTGCAGTGTCATTAATTTTGCTGCTTCCCTGGAAGGAAGTCAGGTTGTTATTTAATTagtgcttattttttttcaaagaaaagttctttgcaTCATTAAAGTACATAAAaatggtgaagaaaatttacttttttctttaatttattaaaattataaaaatgagttaagaattttatttaatttcaaaacagaaaaataagaagattATGCGTAATTGGAAGGTTATGcgcatattttgcaattttcaataaattctaagGGGTTACATACCGtgtgaaagagattttttttgtaaaattttattaacccttCATTGCTGTAGTGAGGAGTAAAAACACCTCGTATAATATTCTGATTAGAACATTGTCagacataaaattttatttctataggATGGTTCAAAAGTCAGTGCTGATctgtgtttttctttattaaatttataattcaaaacttttaGCAGCTAGATcatagttgttttttttataaaaagaagcatatgcatcactGCCTCGATTGAAGTTTAACGAATCAAAGCATATGCATCTGTGATCCGATCAGTATTTTCGAGTTTTTTAGGTCATACGTAGACCCAAATTTGAGacattttgtttttccaattttttttgtgaatgtaaaagttttatcaaGTTATCACAAAATCATgcaaaagagcgcatgtttcacgtggatgcgaaagggttaaacatAAAACAACCTatattgaagcatatgcatgttttatattttaatgggaaatacaccaaatatttaataaattagatCTATtagtaaaatagaaaataaataaatacttagatttttaataaatctttgatATTAGACAAATTAGAAGACcttttgactttaattttatatttcttcataatacgaataaaattgaatgggCTCCTTCTGCCTCGAATTTTCTGCCGTGTTCCATCTGAAAGatgcgttttttttaaaaattctttttcgatattctttgaaattatggaaattataaatgcattttttgagttttttttttgaaaatctcacAGACGTATTTTACCACAGACTCCCCTATTTAGTAAGTTGCTTCCCTTCAATTAACCCTACAACTTAGTCTGGGTGCATAAATCATATCTAATAGCAATATTTCGTAAACCAGAAAGGCCTAGAAAAACTCTTAATGAACCAAAAGCGATTTTATCCTTCAATTTCAATGGTATTTcctctctcaatttttttcttaacgcTCTCAAaggtttcattttaaaaacacCAATAGacgatttttttgtctttatcttttttcttttgcttcacATTCCGGTGGTTTTTGGCACTTGTGGTGTCCATTTCTCAATTTGTACCCGATGCATTACTCAAAAGagattcaaaataaatgtatGAATGTCTCTGATTTTTTGGGTAAGCTTAGGTCCACATTGAGAGTAGATCATTGATGGTCGaggaagttgaagaaaaaaaatgcagagagagagatgggAAATAGGGAGAAAGAAGAGTTTGTATTTgagtaattttaaaagagaCCTTCTCgtattttcttcatctaaCACTCACTGCTGT from Lutzomyia longipalpis isolate SR_M1_2022 chromosome 4, ASM2433408v1 encodes:
- the LOC129796330 gene encoding uncharacterized protein LOC129796330, with the protein product MTWTRPENVAFPQVWLTFKAKDPDTGKIVKYRVQDLPEDRFDEVLYLMSTIFRRDETMCRSLNIINDPDLMGRSDASVWCGVLKQKISVVCFKENSNEICGLNILEILEKDVKENGMEIQIPKIQAVMKALDFMKAKADPYNRYGVDKFLHAMGLLVVPKYRGLGISTEILKARVPLGKALGIKLTGTVFTGIASQNTAAKAGFVEDFSVLYEDLAKKEPFVEFPNISAPYCKFMSLRFE